A section of the Oncorhynchus nerka isolate Pitt River linkage group LG3, Oner_Uvic_2.0, whole genome shotgun sequence genome encodes:
- the LOC115110396 gene encoding dnaJ homolog subfamily B member 11-like, which translates to MAVKGMNLGSVCCLVLYFVAAVLAGRDFYKILGVSKSASVRDIKKAYRKLALQLHPDRNPDDPTAADKFADLGSAYEVLSDDEKRKQYDAYGEDGLKEGHHGSHNDIFSSFFGDFGFMFGGNRQGQQDRNIPRGNDIVLDLEVTLEEVYSGNFVEVVRNKPVAKEAHGKRKCNCRQEMRTTQLGPGRFQMTQEVVCDECPNIKLVNEERTLEVEIEQGVRDEMEYPFIGEGEPHIDGEPGDLRFRIKVMKHPVFERRGDDLYTNVTISLVEALVGFEMDITHLDGHTVHIERDKITKPGARLWKKGEGLPNFDNNNIRGSLIVSFDIEFPQTQLDDNQKEGVRGILKQSSVQKVYNGLQGY; encoded by the exons ATGGCCGTTAAAGGGATGAATCTGGGCAGTGTTTGCTGTCTTGTCCTGTATTTTGTTGCGGCAGTGCTTGCAGG GCGAGATTTCTACAAGATCTTGGGGGTGAGCAAGTCGGCATCTGTGAGGGACATCAAGAAGGCTTACAGAAAGCTGGCTCTCCAGCTCCACCCTGACAGAAACCCCGATGACCCTACTGCTGCTGACAAATTCGCAGACCTGGGGTCAGCCTATGAG GTGCTTTCAGATGATGAGAAGAGGAAGCAGTATGATGCATACGGAGAGGATGGTCTGAAAGAGGGTCACCATGGTTCTCACAATGATATCTTCTCCAG TTTCTTCGGGGACTTTGGCTTCATGTTTGGAGGTAACAGGCAAGGACAACAGGACAGGAACATTCCCAGAGGAAATGACATAGTACTAGACCTGGAGGTCACACTCGAAGAAGTGTACTCTGGGAACTTTGTAGAG GTTGTGCGCAACAAGCCTGTAGCCAAAGAGGCCCATGGGAAAAGGAAATGCAACTGCAGACAGGAAATGAGGACGACGCAGCTCGGACCTGGACGCTTCCAGATGACCCAGGAAGTAGTGTGTGACGAGTGCCCCAATATAAA GCTGGTGAATGAGGAGAGAACTCTGGAGGTGGAGATTGAACAGGGagtgagagatgagatggagTACCCTTTCATTGGAGAAG GTGAACCTCACATCGACGGCGAGCCAGGGGATCTACGCTTCCGCATCAAAGTTATGAA ACATCCAGTGTTTGAGCGTCGAGGAGACGACCTGTACACTAACGTCACAATCTCTCTGGTAGAGGCTCTGGTTGGCTTTGAGATGGACATCACACACCTCGATGGACATACG GTTCACATTGAGAGGGACAAGATCACCAAGCCTGGTGCCCGGCTGTGGAAGAAGGGAGAAGGCCTGCCAAATtttgacaacaacaacatccgTGGATCTCTCATTGTCTCCTTTGACATCGAGTTCCCACAGACACAGCTGGATGACAATCAGAAAGAGG GAGTGAGAGGGATTCTGAAACAATCGTCAGTACAGAAGGTTTACAATGGACTACAGGGATACTGA